In Passer domesticus isolate bPasDom1 chromosome 1, bPasDom1.hap1, whole genome shotgun sequence, one DNA window encodes the following:
- the LOC135279943 gene encoding uncharacterized protein LOC135279943 isoform X1, giving the protein MKSLLFLFLLTGRFCLNPLRAMDDRNKKKKKYLKTTRQKKRGKENLNKPNHAGMRITHFSAACGRTQELRCRGGPKPPSQFAPGCPGKLREKSLRSPARRRIPTAAACSRSTSRFASSLSPGPWRRGSSRGQLPGSWGPAVLQPAGRCKVPGRSAPARRAVGTQKEWSRS; this is encoded by the exons ATGAAATCACTTCTATTTTTATTCCTGCTAACCGGCCGCTTTTGCTTGAATCCACTCCGAGCCATGGAcgacagaaacaaaaaaaaaaaaaagtacttaaaAACaactagacaaaaaaaaagagggaaagaaaacctTAACAAACCCAACCACGCTGGGATGAGGATTACTCACTTTAGCGCTGCCT GCGGCCGCACGCAGGAGCTACGGTGCCGAGGGGGTCCGAAGCCGCCTTCCCAGTTTGCCCCCGGATGCCCCGGGAAGCTACGGGAAAAGTCTCTGAGAAGCCCAGCTCGCCGCAGGATCCCGACCGCCGCCGCCTGCAGCCGCAGCACATCCCGCTTcgcctcctctctctctcccggGCCCTGGCGCCGAGGAAGCAGTCGAGGTCAGCTGCCCGGTTCCTGGGGTCCGGCCGTGCTCCAGCCCGCAGggcgatgcaaggtgcccggcCGCTCCGCTCCTGCCCGGCGCGCCGTCGGCACCCAAAAGGAATGGTCCCGATCCTGA
- the LOC135279943 gene encoding uncharacterized protein LOC135279943 isoform X2 codes for MPALPSAAVMGVPPSPSSAADQAAPQARVWPTPASRGRTQELRCRGGPKPPSQFAPGCPGKLREKSLRSPARRRIPTAAACSRSTSRFASSLSPGPWRRGSSRGQLPGSWGPAVLQPAGRCKVPGRSAPARRAVGTQKEWSRS; via the exons ATGCCCGCTCTCCCTAGCGCTGCGGTGATGGGCGTTCCGCCTTCTCCGTCCTCGGCCGCGGACCAAGCAGCCCCACAGGCTCGGGTCTGGCCGACCCCAGCTTCGC GCGGCCGCACGCAGGAGCTACGGTGCCGAGGGGGTCCGAAGCCGCCTTCCCAGTTTGCCCCCGGATGCCCCGGGAAGCTACGGGAAAAGTCTCTGAGAAGCCCAGCTCGCCGCAGGATCCCGACCGCCGCCGCCTGCAGCCGCAGCACATCCCGCTTcgcctcctctctctctcccggGCCCTGGCGCCGAGGAAGCAGTCGAGGTCAGCTGCCCGGTTCCTGGGGTCCGGCCGTGCTCCAGCCCGCAGggcgatgcaaggtgcccggcCGCTCCGCTCCTGCCCGGCGCGCCGTCGGCACCCAAAAGGAATGGTCCCGATCCTGA